From the Candidatus Micrarchaeum acidiphilum ARMAN-2 genome, the window CTTGGCGAACCCGCCCGGGCTATACTTTGCGGGCTTGGAATTTTTTGCCACTGAATTCCATAGGTCCGCGCCTTCGGCGTTGGAATAAGAATGCGCCTTCAGGTAGCCGTGCAGCCCCTTCCTAAAAGCCGAGCTCCCGACAAAATCTTCAAGCATGTGCAGCACAGTGCCCCCCTTCTCATAGCTTATCCCGTCAAATATGCTGTTTATTTCGCCGGGTGTCTTTACGTCCACGCTTATCGGATGGGTTGCCCTGGTGCCGTCATCGCTGAACGCGGTCGCTATGACCTCGTCGAAATACTGCGAGCGGATGTTCCATTCCGGAAACGCGCTGTCAACCGCCTTGTAGCTCATGAATGTTGCGAAACTCTCGTTCAGCCACAGGTCGTTCCACCATTTCATCGTTACAAGGTCGCCGAACCACTGGTGTGCCAGCTCGTGCGCCACAGTTACTGCAATGTTCTGCCTTACCGCAGCCGATACGCTGTTCTCGTCGGCCAGCAGATCGGCTTCCCTGAAGGTTATGGCGCCCCAGTTTTCCATCGCGCCGGCGCTAAAGTCAGGCACGGCAATAAGGTCGACCTTCGGCAGCGGATATTTTATTCCAAAATAATCCTCGTAAAACGCTATGAACTTCTTGGCGAACGGCAGCGCGAGCCTGGCAAGTCCGCCCTTGCCTTCAACTGCCCTCACGCCTATGTCCAGCTTGCCGAGCTTTCCTGATATCTTGTCGAATTTTCCCACTCCGAGATAAACAAGATACGTCGACATCCTCGGTGTCGGCTGGAATGAAACCGTCTTTCTTCCGTCCTCAGAATCCTTTACCGATTTAACAGGCATGTTTGAGATTGCTTCCATGTCCTTGTCGACCACTATGCTTATCTCGAACACCGCTTTCATGTCCGGCTGGTCGAAGCACGGGAAGGCGGCCCTTGCGTCTGCAGGCTCAAACTGCGAGCTCAGCATCCATCGCTCCTTGCCGTCAAATTCATATCTGCTGCGGTAAAACCCGTACATGCCATCGTTGTTGGAGCCCTCGAAAGCGATCTCCAGCTCTGCAGAGCCTGCATACTTCTTTGAAAAGTAGAACGTGGCCGTCTCGCTCTTTTTGTCCATCTTTATCCTTGCGGTCTCAGCATTGCCGCCCTGCAACACCCTTGCAGACTTTATTGTGATCTCCTTGGAATTCAGCGCTATGCTGCTTACGGCCTTTTCAATCCTGAGCCTTATCGTTTCTCTGCCTTTGAACTTAAATGTGCCCATGTCGGTTACAAAAAGTATACTGTAAAGCTCGGGCACTACGTTGCGATCAAACCTCATATAATTGCTTCCCATCCGTTTCCCCCGCTGCGGGCTCCTGGCGCAAGACTAAGGAGCCTAGCCAGCCGCCAGCTGATAAATATCTGTAATCTAATTTATATATTTTTGCACAATGCCTTCAAACTGTGGCATGTCCAGCGCGCAGTGCAGCTATCCCACCTGAACCCTGTGCCCCAGCATTGCAGCAAAATCTGCAAACGACACTGCGTCAAGAAGGTAAAGCTTCACGTTGCCTCCTTTTCTGAGCACTATCCTGTACATCGGCAAGTGCACAGCGCCTTCAAAATAAAGCTTGCATCCGGGGAAAGCGGCCGCAGCCGCCTCTGAAACCTTATCCCGCCTCGCCTTTGAAACCAGCGCCCCGCTGGAGATGTCAACGTTTTCGGTTTCTGGCACCGATGCCAAGGCAAGGCCGAGGTTGTCCTTTATGCCGTACTTGCCCTTGCTGTAAGCAACAAGGCCCCTGCCTTCAAGCCTGTCCAGCTCCCTTGCCGCCTTTGCCACTTCGATTCCTGAAAGCTTGGCAGCCTTTTCAGGGGCAAGCCTGCCGTAAGCCCGCAGGGCGTAGAGCAGCTTGTCGTCTTCTTTTCGGGAAGGTATGCGCGCTTTTACTCCAAAGTCGTAAATGCGCAGGCGTTTTCCGGGCACAACCGCAATGCCGTTGCCGTCCATGAACGCGTAACGCTCCTTGTAGACTGTTTTCTTCTTGGTAGGGACAAGTATCCTGACCTTTTCAAGAGGCAGGTAAACCTCGTCTACCGAGTCAACGCTGTAGTGCTTGAATATGCCCATCCCCTGCGCGGCCTTCCTCTCGGCAAAAGCCTTGGCCTCATCGATTCCGTGCCTTCTGCAGAACACGTTTATCGAAGCCGAGCCGCCTGCCTTCTCCCTGCCGCCAGCCCTGGCGCCTGCCCTGCCTTTTATGCTTCCTATTATCCTTGCAAGGTCTATCTGGCCCTGCGACATGCTAACGCCGGGCGTAACTCCTATGTGTTGCGCGGACCTTGCCTTCACCTTTATTGCACCCTGATGGCCTATGCCGAACGGCAGAAACTCGCCCGGGCCGAGGCCGACTATCTTCTCTGCATCCCTCTTGCTGTCAAAAAGTATGTCTATGGCCGATATGTCGTTTTCTATTGTCAGCTTGCCTATGAAGCCGTAGGAGCACTGCGAAAGCACGTTCTTGCTTATATTGGCAGGCCTTTGCGTTGCAACGAGAAGCCCGATGCCCCTCTTCCTGCCGCGCACGCTTATCTCCTCTATTATGTTGCCGCCCTTGTGGATCACCTGCGGCACGAACATGTCGGCTTCCTCTATTATTACAAGGTACGGCTTCCTAAGCCTCTCCTCGGTTTCGTAAAGCGCCGAAAGCAAGGAGTTTACAGCGCCTATCTTGTCGACTGCGTCAGACACGTCGAATATTATGGGCACGCCGAACTCTATGCTGCTGCCGACCACTGCGCTATAGTCTGCGTCAAGTCCCAGATCTGCGCCAGGCTCGTTTGATATCCATATTGCCTTGAAAAGGCTCTTCAGGCTCCTGTACTCGCCTTCAGTATCTATCACGGCGAACGGCAGGCCGAGCTTCCCAAGCTCCTCGGCTATGACGCCGACAAGGAAGGATTTTCCGGAGCCGCTCTGGCCTATTATGCAGCACCTGCCTGTCATGACCTGCTGGGCGTCTATGTCAACGCCCTCTGCTATGTTGATCTCCACGTTTTTATCTATAGCAAAAAAGAGTTATAAATTGTTGGTTAGCCGCGCCTGAAGAATTCGAAATGCCTTCCGGCAAGGTAGGCTATGCCTATTACTATGAAGAACGGAATCCACATGCCGAACGCATACAGCGGATTGACGCTCTCAAGCTTTATCTCGGCAGACTCGAAAGTCGCGGCAACCGCCAGCTCTATTGCAACAAATATCCAGACAAAAATCGCTGACCTTAGCTCCATCCTGAATGTCCTGTTGAGCCCTGCCCTGAAAAGCATTATGCTCTCAGCGAACGCTATGGCATAGGCAGGAAGCTCAAGCCAGGTAGAAGGAACCGCAAGCAGAGAAACCATGACAAGCGCGCCAGGCAGCGAGTAGGACACGCCTATCGCACCTATTGTAAGCGAAGTGCCCGCAATGGAGAAAAGGAACATCACGGCGCCGAAAAGCGGAACGAACTCAAGAGTGGCTATGCCGAAGTTGTGCGCAAATATTGTGCCCAGCGTGCCGAAGTACGACTGTGAGTCAACCTGCGATTTGAGCTGGTTGTAAGAAGAAAGCAGAGTGCTTACCGCGCTGCTTGGCAGGTGTATGCTGCTCAGCGCGAATATGAGTATGAGTTCTATCACGAAAAGTATCACTGCAGTGTTCCTGAGCTTTATGTTGTGCTCCAGATTGCTGCTGTATCCTCCGCGCGGCAGGACCGGCATCGGTACCGCGGCAATAGGCGCCTCATCCATCGCGGCCTTCCTGGCAGCTCTCGGCTTGCTCTTGGCATACGCGCGTTTTGGCCCGGCTGCGCGCTTTGCTGTGCGGACATTTCTTGCTGAGGCCCTGCCCCGTCTTTTCCGGTAGGCAGCCTCTTTGCGCTTTTTTTCAGCCATAAATAGGAATCTGTATCTAAATCTATTTATTAGTTAGGAAATATTACATTACTATATTACTATAATTGCTGCTGCTTAACAGCTCGGCAGCAGCGGCTTTCTCTACATGGAACAATATTTCAAAAACGAGGCATTGTCATGATAAAAGGCGTAGCGTTCGACCTCGACGGCACACTGATAGATTCCGTCGGAATTTATTCATCATCGCTATCTGATGTGCTCAATTCTATGGGCATGCACGCCAGTGTGGAGCAGATAATGCCCTACATAGGCCTTCCGCTTGAGGACATGCTGGACAGGATGTTCAGGATAACAGATAAGGCAGAGATATCCGAGATACGCGCAAGGAGGGATGCAATAATCGCAAGGAACATACGCAACATACACGTTTTCCCAGAAGCAATGCCAACGCTGCGCAGCCTCAGGTCAGAGGGCATGCGCCTTGCCATCGTGACGAGCTCCAGCTCCAATTTTGTGTCGCTGGTAGACTCAGAGTTCAAGATAGCCTCTATGGTTGATGCAGTTGTCACAAGGGACAACGTGGCAAGGATGAAGCCGAATCCAGATCCTTACATAAAGGCTTTTGGAGAGCTGTCCGTGAATGCGGAGGAAGGCATGGTGGTAGGAGACAGCGAGATCGCCGACATAGCGCCGGGGAAGGCAATAGGCGCAAAGACCGTTCTCGTTGCGAGGAGCGACAGGCCAAAGAGCGCTGCGGACTTCGTAGTTGGTGGTGTAGACAGAGTAATAGAAATAATAAAGGCGGGTCCTAAATGACAGAAAACATCGAAGAATACATAACAACGTCTGAAATGTCAAGGCTGGAAAGGGCCGCCGTAGAAAGGGGAACCACGATAAAGGAGCTCATGGAGAACGCCGGCGCGGCAGTGGCAAGGGAAGCCGCAGCAATGTCCGGAAGCCTTGAAGGCAAGCTTGTGATGGTATTTGCGGGCCCGGGCAACAACGGCGGCGACGGGATGGTGTCCGCAAGGCATCTGGCAGCGATGCACTGCGGCGTTGTGCTAGTACTGCTGTCAAAGCCTGAGAAAATAAAGTCGGAGGAGGCAAGGGCCAACTTCGAGGCGCTTAATGGCATACCTAACGCAAGGATAGAGATAGCCGACAGCGAGGAGAAGGTTGCCAGCCTGGCCAAGGAATTCCCAATGCCCTACATAATCATAGACGCGATATTCGGCACAGGCGTGAAAGGAGAGCCTTCAGGCCAGTACGGCGCAGCCATAGAATTCATAAACCGCACCACGGCCATAAAAATAGCCGTGGACATACCGTCTGGTCTTGATCCTGATACCGGGAAAACCGCGGAGACGTGTGTCAGGGCCGACGTGACCGTGGCGATGCATCGGGCCAAGCAAGGCATGAAGGGCAATGAGGCTTATACCGGCAGAGTCGTGGTCGCCGACATAGGGATAGGGAAATAAATTCAGCGAGGAAAAACATGCACATTGTGATATCAGTTCCGCTTGATCCAGGGCTTGCAGGAATGCTTGGCAAAAAGGGCTCGGAGAACGGAATAGCGTTCTACAACGGCTCGTTCCAGGACAGCACGATAGTGGCGCTGCAGCCCACAAGCATCGAGGATAAGTTCTACTCGATGCCGGAATCCATTCTGGTATCGGACGCGGTGCTGCTCAGCACCTCCGCGCTGGACAGGAAGTTCGGCGAGGCGCTCGTGGCCGCATCGCAGTCCGGAAAAAAAGTGCTGTTTACCGACGAAAACGAAATTAAAGGGATGGCGGCTTCTGCAGGAATGACTGATTTCGAGATCGTGTCAAGAGACTCTGTGCTGCTTAAGGTGCTGACGCTGCGCACGCGCAGCGAGGAAGGCAGCCCGATAATATATGTCGACAAGTCGTTTACGGTGAACGGGGTTGGCACGGTGGTTCTCGGCATCGTGCGCAGCGGGGTGCTGAAAGTCCATGACAAGCTGATCTGCGCCGATGGCACAGAGGCAGCAGTAAGAAGCATACAGAGCCAGGACCGTGATTTTCCGTCTGCGGGCCCCGGCACAAGGGTCGGCATAGCCCTCAAGGGCGTGCAGCCCTCGTCAATATCAAAGGGCGACGTGCTGTCGACAGAGCGCATAAGGCCGGCAGAAGAGATTGAATGCAAAATAAGGGCTTCAGGCATAGCGAAGGAGGAAATAAAGGAGGGCAAGGTGTATTCCATAGTTGCAAACTTCTTCCACACCAGCGCAAAGGTTATTAGCATTAAGGGCGAAACAATAGCGATGAGGCTGGACAGGCCGATGCAGAGGATTCCTGGAGATCGTGCGCTTCTTTTCAGGGATGCGCCGCCGCGGGTTTTTGCCGGCATTGACCTTTAGCTTCGGCATCGAAAACGTGATCAAATGAAGATGAAGGGCTTCGACTACCTGCTCGTGTTCCTGCCTTTCCTGCTTTGGCCCATAACATTCATAGTGCTGCGCAGCATATTCATATACGCGATGCTTGCCTCCACGTTCATACTGGCAATGCTCTCGCTGTGGAAATACAGGGGCATGATAAGGTGGAAGACAGGCGGCCCCGCGTCTCTCATAGCATACGGCCTTGCGGCAGCGGCACTGCTGTACCTCATATTCTTTTTGGGATATTACGTGACCCTGCTCATGGGGCTCAAGGGCGCGGTCGCATACGTCTACCTTCTCATATACACCCAGATAAGCAACATGCCCCTGCTGTTCGTCATACTCGCAATGATAGGCGTATTCGAGGAGATATACTGGAGGGGCGCCCTGCAGGGATTTTTCGAGAGGAGGTCCAGGATATTCGCGGACAAGCCATGGCTTGCCGCAGCCATATACTACGGCGGCATACACCTCACCACCCTAAACATAGTGCTTCCTGTCGCCGCGCTGGTAATAGGAATTGTTACGAGCATAGTGGCATACAAGAAGGGCATACTCTCGTCAATGATATCGCACATATTGTGGCTGGAGTCGATAATTATACTTCTGCCAGTGGTCCATATCTAGGCTGCGAAGCTGAAAATTAGCCGGTGCAAAAATGAGCGACAGAATAAACGCGATATTTTCAAGCGTATACAGGCGCTACGACTTGATGAACCACCTGTTCAGCCTTGGCATAGACAAGTCATGGCGCAGCGCCGCCGCGGCCGAGGCAGTGAGCCCCGGCGCAACGATGAGCGTACTCGACGTGGCTACCGGCACCGGAGACCTTGCCATTGCAATAAGCAAACTTGCTGCAAAGCGCAGGGCCTCTGTTTCTATAACTGCAATGGATTTCAACAAGGACATGCTCGGAGTAGCGAAGACCAAGGCATCACGGCTCGGAATAAATGCAATAAAATTCGAGGAGGGTGACGCTCTGTCAATGAAATACGAAAGCAATAGCTTCGACGTTCTGGTAAGCGCATTCGCCCTCAGGAATTTCGACGACCTTGCAAAGTTCTCTTCTGAGGCATTGCGCGTGCTGAAGCCCGGAGGCAGGGCGGTGTTGGTGGACATGGCGCTGCCGGATTCAAGGCTGGGCAGGCATTTCTTTGCAGGATACTCCAAGCTCATGAAGGCTGCAGGCTCCTATGTGAGCAAAGATGCATACTCATGGCTTGTGTACAGCATAGGCAAGTTCGACAAGGGCAAGCTCATGCAAATATTGGGCGATGCGGGATTCGAGCACCTTTCCATAAAGAGCCTGCGTTCAGGAATGGCGTTCATGGCGTGCGGCGCAAAGCGCAGCTAATAGCGCATCTATTTAAATATTTAATTGCATTAATAAAAATGGTTGCAGGGTACCTGGTGCATATATTTGGAATGCAAACATGCTTATAGAAAAGCGCAGTCTGCCATGGAGTACATGACAACCTACGGCTGGGCGCTTCTCCTTATAGCGGTCGTTGCAGTACTGCTTTATTTCTACATTGCCGTGCCAAGCACAATAGTGCCTCCAAGGTGCGCTTTCATTATAGGCGCAAGCTGCAACGACATGGTTTTCGGCACAAGCCCCTCGCACGGAACTGAGATAGGACTGTTCCTTTCAAACAACCAACCATACGCCCTGCTCAATCCAACTCTTATTGCAAACATAAACGGGAAGAACTACACGTTCGCAAACGACTGCAAGCCAGGCTACATACCTGCAGGCGGAGAGATGATATGCATACTGCCGCTGCCAATATCATCGTCCCTGAACCAGTTCTTTACCGGAAGCTTCTATCTCACTGCAAACTACTGCGGCCTGGCAGCTAACACTTCATCAAAATCTTCATGCTCGTCTGCGCCTTCGCAGGTCTACAAGGGTGCTTTCACTGCGCATGCAGAACCATTGATAAGCCCGGGCTACAACATAACCCTCTCAGTGGAAAACTCAACAAACCCCGCGGATGGCGCCAAGGACCTGCTTACTGCAAGGGCATACATGCTGGGATACCCTGTTTCCGGCGCAGAGATCAGCTTCTTTGCCAATTTCACGAACGGCACCAGCGCAGTACCTCCTTATATAATAAATCCGCCCAATTCAACTACGGGCACCAGCGGCGTAGCCCAGAGCGTCATATACGGCTACAAGGCTGCGCTTGTAAACGTCACCGCAGACTATTTCGGAAAGACCGCAACAAAGCAGATAAAGTTTGCAGCTATAACAACAAGCGCTTTTGCGGTATGCACAAACAATATGATGCACAGTGGCAACACGATAATAGTAATAGACGGAAAGGCTTATACCTGCAGCCAGGTAACCAATTCGCCGCCGCTGTTCTCCTGCAACTCCACGAATCCCTTCACGTTCACGAAATACCTTTACGTCAGCCCGGGTGTCAGGGCGGTGTTCAACTACGTTGACATAAACGGAGTCAAATACCCGTCTCCTTCAGGAACAATAACTGTCTACAACTGCACGAAGCCAATCGTAATAGCGAACTACACAAACCAATACGAGTTCAACGAATACGCAAACCCGACATACAACTACTCTGCAGACGGCGGCGAGGCAAACGCGTCGCCGCTCAACGGCGCAGTGCCGTACAACCTTACAGTTACGCCCGCAGGCACAACAATGTACTACCACTACCAGGCGTGGTTCGATGCCGGCTCCCAAATAAAGATATCAGAGCAGGCAAATCCGTCTCCTGCGCCAGGATGGGTGTTCAACTCATGGACCTGCGGCATAGAAACCTACAACTCAAGCGCGACCTGCTATTCAGGCACAACAGGCACGGAAACAATTACGATGCACGGCGCCATAAACGAAACTGCAAACTTCTGGGCGAACCTGCAGATGCTTGTATACCCGTCGCAGCCCAACCAGCTCAGCACAGGCGGCACCACAACGCCCTCCGGCATTACATCATACCCATACGGCACCGCGGTGCAGATAACCGCCACCAACAATTCCGGCTTCGAATTCCATGAATGGCTTGGAACAAATCCAAACAGCTACACCGGCACCGCAAATCCCACAACAATAAACATGTACAACCCGATAACCGAAAATGCAATATTCAACGTGTCGCTTCTCATGGTGGTTTATCCGTCAATGGCGGGCAACGTAATACCAAGTGCGGGCGCGCACTACTATCCATACGGCACAACGGTCGCGATAAATGTTTCCAGCACAAACACCTCAGTAAGCTATTCAGAAATAAATCCAATATCCTCGACAGTCGCCGCGCATAGCGCACAAGAAGACAATTTCTCGCTGCCTGATGCAAATGCATCAGGTTATGCGCTGAACAATGATTTAAATGCAACAGTACCAATCTCGTTCGGTCTGCCGCAGTGC encodes:
- a CDS encoding Peptidase M1 membrane alanine aminopeptidase yields the protein MGSNYMRFDRNVVPELYSILFVTDMGTFKFKGRETIRLRIEKAVSSIALNSKEITIKSARVLQGGNAETARIKMDKKSETATFYFSKKYAGSAELEIAFEGSNNDGMYGFYRSRYEFDGKERWMLSSQFEPADARAAFPCFDQPDMKAVFEISIVVDKDMEAISNMPVKSVKDSEDGRKTVSFQPTPRMSTYLVYLGVGKFDKISGKLGKLDIGVRAVEGKGGLARLALPFAKKFIAFYEDYFGIKYPLPKVDLIAVPDFSAGAMENWGAITFREADLLADENSVSAAVRQNIAVTVAHELAHQWFGDLVTMKWWNDLWLNESFATFMSYKAVDSAFPEWNIRSQYFDEVIATAFSDDGTRATHPISVDVKTPGEINSIFDGISYEKGGTVLHMLEDFVGSSAFRKGLHGYLKAHSYSNAEGADLWNSVAKNSKPAKYSPGGFAKYWIEKPGYPIVKVSVGKDAYLLRQDRFVIHGTTPDKDKRWPLPLHFVTKSGSRPGYAFMSGEEFRLKAGQSDWIKLNLGQHYLYRVNYPDQMLDGLGYAIREGKIHGVDSWGIENDLFALVRSGRKPMAGYLDFVDKYCMDADYPLSSGVSSHLGWLFVMTYGRKGFDRVAEVSMKYHRTVLKKLGWNRRATDSNTIRMERASAISYLGMLGDNMTVSTARRLYKEQSTKGREIDSDIRSAVYTTIAWNGGKKEYDEFVEKYRSATVPDEKIRFMHAISLFKDPAIGKRALEFSMSKDVRYQDAYAIPAIESGNPACRDVLLEWTVANWKKLMDRYSGGSAHMMPRYVKNLAYICSPSDRKSFMALVSKKGNITDETRMAVKDTIERIDANIKFMDANGIS
- a CDS encoding HAD-superfamily hydrolase, subfamily IA, variant 1 — translated: MIKGVAFDLDGTLIDSVGIYSSSLSDVLNSMGMHASVEQIMPYIGLPLEDMLDRMFRITDKAEISEIRARRDAIIARNIRNIHVFPEAMPTLRSLRSEGMRLAIVTSSSSNFVSLVDSEFKIASMVDAVVTRDNVARMKPNPDPYIKAFGELSVNAEEGMVVGDSEIADIAPGKAIGAKTVLVARSDRPKSAADFVVGGVDRVIEIIKAGPK
- a CDS encoding carbohydrate kinase, YjeF related protein, producing MTENIEEYITTSEMSRLERAAVERGTTIKELMENAGAAVAREAAAMSGSLEGKLVMVFAGPGNNGGDGMVSARHLAAMHCGVVLVLLSKPEKIKSEEARANFEALNGIPNARIEIADSEEKVASLAKEFPMPYIIIDAIFGTGVKGEPSGQYGAAIEFINRTTAIKIAVDIPSGLDPDTGKTAETCVRADVTVAMHRAKQGMKGNEAYTGRVVVADIGIGK
- a CDS encoding elongation factor Tu domain 2 protein codes for the protein MHIVISVPLDPGLAGMLGKKGSENGIAFYNGSFQDSTIVALQPTSIEDKFYSMPESILVSDAVLLSTSALDRKFGEALVAASQSGKKVLFTDENEIKGMAASAGMTDFEIVSRDSVLLKVLTLRTRSEEGSPIIYVDKSFTVNGVGTVVLGIVRSGVLKVHDKLICADGTEAAVRSIQSQDRDFPSAGPGTRVGIALKGVQPSSISKGDVLSTERIRPAEEIECKIRASGIAKEEIKEGKVYSIVANFFHTSAKVISIKGETIAMRLDRPMQRIPGDRALLFRDAPPRVFAGIDL
- a CDS encoding Abortive infection protein, translated to MKMKGFDYLLVFLPFLLWPITFIVLRSIFIYAMLASTFILAMLSLWKYRGMIRWKTGGPASLIAYGLAAAALLYLIFFLGYYVTLLMGLKGAVAYVYLLIYTQISNMPLLFVILAMIGVFEEIYWRGALQGFFERRSRIFADKPWLAAAIYYGGIHLTTLNIVLPVAALVIGIVTSIVAYKKGILSSMISHILWLESIIILLPVVHI
- a CDS encoding ubiquinone/menaquinone biosynthesis methyltransferase gives rise to the protein MSDRINAIFSSVYRRYDLMNHLFSLGIDKSWRSAAAAEAVSPGATMSVLDVATGTGDLAIAISKLAAKRRASVSITAMDFNKDMLGVAKTKASRLGINAIKFEEGDALSMKYESNSFDVLVSAFALRNFDDLAKFSSEALRVLKPGGRAVLVDMALPDSRLGRHFFAGYSKLMKAAGSYVSKDAYSWLVYSIGKFDKGKLMQILGDAGFEHLSIKSLRSGMAFMACGAKRS